The Armatimonadia bacterium genome has a segment encoding these proteins:
- a CDS encoding sugar phosphate nucleotidyltransferase, protein MKGVILAAGKGTRMLPLTERRPKPLVPVLDRPMLEHIVTGARDAGVDHFALIVGHLGDMIREYFGDGGRLGVRITYLVQEEMKGTGAAALLAEEFIGGEPFFMSWGDIIVPPRNYKKVISAFEPGKTDAVLSLNWVEDPYEGAAVYVQDGFVERIEEKPPKGTAATHFNNAGLFVYTADILDRVKTLKPSKRGEIELPEAVQQMVQEGKRIRAVELEGYWSDVARPSAVIALNEMIMQDRYGDARGVYFAPSAKISDDSIFRPPVYVGEGCEVTDAKLGPNVVLMDGCRVEPGAEIKDIAVFTGGQVAKGAKAHDCVVEEGATVPEGAKIAGERAFPKIVCADGTIQEVPR, encoded by the coding sequence GTGAAAGGCGTAATCCTCGCTGCCGGCAAGGGGACGCGCATGCTGCCCCTCACCGAGCGACGCCCCAAGCCGCTCGTACCCGTGCTTGACCGCCCCATGCTGGAGCACATCGTCACCGGCGCCCGGGATGCCGGCGTGGACCATTTCGCCCTTATCGTCGGGCACCTGGGTGACATGATTCGCGAGTACTTCGGGGACGGCGGCCGCCTTGGTGTGAGGATCACCTACCTCGTGCAGGAGGAGATGAAGGGGACGGGTGCCGCCGCGCTACTTGCCGAGGAATTCATCGGCGGCGAGCCCTTCTTCATGTCCTGGGGCGATATCATCGTTCCACCACGGAACTACAAGAAGGTCATCAGCGCCTTTGAGCCGGGCAAGACCGACGCGGTGCTATCACTGAACTGGGTGGAGGACCCCTACGAGGGTGCTGCAGTCTACGTGCAGGACGGCTTCGTGGAGAGGATTGAGGAGAAGCCGCCGAAGGGCACTGCCGCGACGCACTTCAACAACGCCGGGCTCTTCGTCTACACGGCGGATATCCTGGATCGCGTGAAGACGCTCAAGCCCTCGAAGCGCGGCGAGATTGAGCTTCCGGAGGCCGTGCAGCAGATGGTCCAGGAGGGCAAGCGTATCCGTGCGGTGGAGCTGGAAGGCTACTGGTCGGATGTAGCCCGGCCGAGCGCGGTGATAGCCCTCAACGAGATGATCATGCAGGACCGCTATGGAGACGCACGAGGCGTGTACTTCGCACCCAGCGCCAAGATCTCCGATGACAGCATCTTCCGTCCGCCGGTCTATGTGGGTGAGGGGTGCGAGGTCACAGACGCCAAGCTGGGCCCCAATGTGGTGCTGATGGACGGCTGCCGAGTGGAGCCCGGGGCAGAGATCAAGGATATTGCGGTGTTCACCGGAGGGCAGGTGGCGAAGGGCGCCAAGGCTCACGATTGCGTGGTCGAGGAGGGCGCCACGGTGCCGGAGGGTGCGAAGATCGCCGGCGAACGGGCCTTCCCCAAGATCGTGTGCGCAGACGGGACGATTCAGGAAGTGCCCCGTTAG
- a CDS encoding 2-phosphosulfolactate phosphatase, which translates to MEVFVENGLAGCELARQRGTVTLVVDALRASAMVTSLFHYGTQRLLVVREVEEAFAEREGQTGVLLVGERGGPMVPGFDLGNSPLQQAPDRDISKLLFSSSNCSRCCVGVAGLPAFLASTVNATAVARTVLAICENVGKQELVIVTAGSADDEALLTIEDHVAAGAILAACENQGATVSVGNDRAEVCRLAFGDGTQEWVTERFTQSQNGLRLARLGLGTDVEFASRLDVFDLVVRIDGVLPLRSGGQGALLLRHG; encoded by the coding sequence GTGGAAGTCTTCGTCGAGAACGGACTCGCCGGATGTGAGTTGGCGAGGCAGCGCGGGACGGTCACCCTGGTAGTCGACGCCCTGCGTGCCAGCGCTATGGTCACCTCTCTGTTCCACTATGGTACGCAGCGCCTGCTGGTAGTGCGTGAGGTCGAGGAAGCCTTCGCCGAGCGCGAAGGACAGACTGGTGTGCTCCTCGTGGGCGAGCGTGGCGGACCGATGGTGCCCGGTTTCGACCTCGGCAACAGCCCCTTGCAACAGGCCCCCGACCGCGATATCAGCAAGCTCCTCTTCAGTTCCTCGAACTGCTCCCGCTGCTGCGTGGGTGTCGCCGGGTTGCCCGCCTTCCTGGCAAGCACAGTCAACGCTACCGCAGTCGCTCGGACGGTCCTGGCGATCTGTGAGAACGTCGGCAAGCAGGAGCTCGTGATCGTCACGGCGGGCTCCGCCGACGACGAGGCGTTGCTGACCATCGAAGACCATGTGGCGGCCGGAGCGATCCTGGCGGCCTGCGAGAACCAGGGCGCTACGGTCAGCGTCGGCAATGACCGCGCCGAGGTCTGTCGACTGGCCTTCGGCGACGGCACCCAGGAGTGGGTGACGGAGCGCTTCACGCAGTCGCAGAACGGCTTGCGCCTCGCTCGTCTCGGCCTTGGCACGGACGTGGAGTTCGCTTCGCGGTTGGATGTCTTCGACCTGGTGGTGCGCATTGACGGCGTCCTTCCCTTGCGCTCAGGGGGCCAGGGAGCGCTGCTTCTGCGGCATGGCTAA
- a CDS encoding ribonuclease HI family protein, producing the protein MSNVRPGVIYTDGACLKNPGPAGAGFVIYDQKGTPLTEGSIPLGQGTNNIAEYSAVIAALEAAHSLSLTHLVIRSDSELLVKQMNGQYRVKDAQLRRLHLQVRELMPRFGKVVFEHIRRMHNERADELAGEAAKVSAKTKAGVS; encoded by the coding sequence ATGTCCAACGTCCGCCCCGGCGTCATCTACACCGACGGAGCCTGTCTCAAGAACCCCGGGCCTGCCGGAGCAGGCTTTGTCATCTACGATCAGAAGGGCACCCCGCTTACCGAGGGGTCGATCCCCCTCGGGCAGGGAACGAATAACATCGCCGAGTACAGTGCCGTGATCGCGGCCCTGGAAGCGGCTCACTCGCTGAGCCTCACACACCTGGTCATCCGCTCCGACAGCGAGTTGCTGGTCAAGCAGATGAACGGACAGTACCGGGTCAAGGACGCTCAGCTACGCCGCCTGCACCTACAGGTGCGGGAGCTGATGCCGCGGTTTGGGAAGGTGGTCTTCGAGCACATCCGCCGGATGCACAACGAGCGGGCCGATGAGCTGGCCGGCGAGGCCGCCAAGGTGTCCGCCAAGACGAAAGCCGGCGTCTCCTAG
- a CDS encoding DUF58 domain-containing protein, giving the protein MTQVTQALTPAAVAKLTTMQLRARAIVEGHFSGQHRSPYRGASVEFADHREYTPGDETRHIDWKVYGRRDRFFVKEYDAETNLNVHLMVDVSGSMNYGAPVRKLEYAAYLAAGLAYLATHQRDATGLLLFDHRLRLQLPPHTKPAHLQRIFDTLDAACRGALPPSDDDLSRETDLTAALEAATPTITRRGLVVVISDLLDDLDRVLRALAYLRHRGHDVMVLQVMDAEELEFRFRGPALFEDLETGQRLAAQPEQLRRDYLRALHEFLAQVRDGCRKLAIDQELLDTSRPFDQALTAYLGRRSRAR; this is encoded by the coding sequence ATGACGCAAGTGACGCAGGCACTCACACCGGCGGCGGTGGCGAAGCTCACCACCATGCAACTGCGAGCCCGGGCGATCGTGGAAGGCCATTTCTCCGGCCAACATCGCAGCCCGTACCGTGGCGCCAGTGTGGAGTTTGCCGACCACCGCGAGTACACCCCCGGCGACGAGACCCGGCACATCGACTGGAAGGTCTACGGTCGCCGCGACCGGTTCTTCGTGAAGGAGTACGACGCGGAGACCAACCTCAACGTGCACCTGATGGTGGATGTCAGCGGCTCGATGAACTACGGTGCGCCGGTGCGCAAGCTGGAGTATGCCGCTTATCTGGCGGCCGGTCTGGCCTACCTCGCCACCCATCAGCGCGATGCCACCGGGCTGCTGCTCTTCGACCACCGACTGCGACTGCAGCTACCTCCCCACACCAAGCCGGCCCACCTGCAGCGGATCTTCGACACCCTCGATGCCGCCTGTCGAGGTGCGCTTCCACCCTCCGACGACGACCTCTCGCGCGAGACTGACCTGACGGCGGCGCTGGAGGCTGCGACGCCGACCATCACCCGCCGCGGCCTGGTGGTGGTGATCTCCGATCTACTGGATGATCTCGACCGCGTACTGCGAGCCCTGGCCTATCTGCGACACCGCGGGCATGACGTGATGGTGCTGCAGGTGATGGATGCCGAGGAGTTGGAGTTCCGCTTCCGTGGCCCGGCGCTGTTCGAGGATCTGGAGACCGGGCAACGTCTGGCGGCCCAGCCCGAGCAGCTTCGGCGCGACTATCTGAGGGCGCTGCACGAGTTCCTCGCCCAGGTTCGCGACGGCTGCCGCAAGCTCGCAATCGATCAGGAACTCCTCGACACGAGCCGCCCCTTCGACCAGGCGCTGACAGCGTACCTGGGGAGACGAAGCAGGGCCCGGTGA
- a CDS encoding TldD/PmbA family protein, protein MEDLCRLALEAATAAGASYADARYVSSRAEQVETKNGTVEGLASSQSRGIGVRVIADGAWGFAATSVLTPEALRETAQLAVRIAKSSATTAQKPVVLSELEPATDRVAHTARKDPFDVPLDERIGLLLECDKLMEQAAEVRLRQGFIRALRIEKFFASTEGAEIHQDRIETGAGIEATATDGHETQRRTFPNSHGGQMGTRGWELVEELDLPSEAERIAKEADALLKAPHFPAGNFDLILEGSQLALQLHESCGHPIELDRVLGSEASYAGTSFLTPEKLGNFRYGSEAVSINADATLPGGLGSFAYDDEGVPGQRTQIVEQGIFCGYLTSRETAPVIGRVSQGAMRADGWARTPIIRMTNVNLEPGEWTLDEIIGDTRHGFLLCTNTSWSIDDKRLNFQFGTEAAYEITDGDLGQMYRNATYQGITPEFWGSCDAVSGRGKGEWVIWGVPNCGKGEPGQSAHVGHGVAPARFRKVRCGVMQESGEGGEGNE, encoded by the coding sequence ATGGAAGACCTGTGCAGACTGGCGCTGGAGGCGGCAACGGCAGCGGGTGCCTCCTATGCAGATGCCCGCTATGTTAGTAGCCGCGCGGAGCAGGTCGAGACCAAGAACGGCACGGTAGAGGGACTGGCGTCCTCCCAGAGTCGGGGCATCGGCGTCCGTGTGATTGCCGACGGCGCCTGGGGCTTCGCCGCAACCTCCGTGCTGACACCAGAAGCCTTGCGCGAGACGGCGCAGTTGGCGGTGCGCATCGCAAAGTCCAGTGCGACGACCGCCCAGAAGCCGGTGGTGCTTTCCGAGCTGGAGCCCGCCACCGACCGCGTCGCCCATACCGCACGCAAGGACCCCTTCGACGTACCCCTCGACGAGCGCATCGGCCTACTGCTGGAGTGCGACAAGCTGATGGAGCAGGCTGCCGAGGTGCGCCTGCGCCAGGGCTTCATCAGGGCCCTGCGGATCGAGAAGTTCTTCGCCAGCACCGAGGGCGCCGAGATCCACCAGGACCGCATCGAGACCGGCGCAGGGATCGAGGCCACCGCGACCGACGGCCACGAGACTCAGCGTCGCACCTTCCCCAACTCTCACGGCGGCCAGATGGGAACCCGCGGCTGGGAGCTGGTCGAGGAACTTGACCTGCCCTCCGAGGCCGAGCGCATCGCCAAAGAGGCGGACGCGCTCCTCAAGGCCCCGCACTTCCCCGCGGGCAACTTCGACCTCATCCTCGAAGGCTCGCAGCTTGCCCTCCAGCTTCATGAGTCCTGCGGTCACCCGATTGAGCTCGACCGTGTACTGGGCTCCGAGGCCAGCTACGCCGGGACGAGCTTCCTCACGCCCGAGAAACTGGGCAACTTCCGCTACGGGTCGGAGGCGGTGAGCATCAACGCCGATGCGACTCTGCCCGGTGGCCTGGGGAGCTTCGCCTACGACGACGAGGGCGTTCCCGGGCAGCGCACGCAGATCGTCGAGCAGGGCATCTTCTGCGGCTATCTGACCTCTCGCGAGACGGCCCCGGTCATCGGTCGCGTCAGTCAGGGCGCGATGCGAGCCGACGGCTGGGCACGCACCCCGATCATCCGCATGACCAACGTGAACCTCGAGCCCGGCGAGTGGACCCTCGACGAGATCATCGGCGACACTCGCCACGGGTTCTTGCTGTGCACGAACACCTCCTGGAGCATCGACGACAAGCGCCTCAACTTCCAGTTCGGCACCGAGGCCGCCTACGAGATCACCGACGGCGACCTGGGGCAGATGTACCGCAACGCCACCTACCAAGGAATCACGCCGGAGTTCTGGGGCTCCTGCGACGCTGTCTCCGGTCGCGGCAAGGGCGAATGGGTCATCTGGGGCGTCCCCAACTGCGGCAAGGGCGAGCCGGGCCAGAGCGCTCACGTCGGGCATGGCGTCGCACCGGCACGGTTCCGCAAGGTTCGCTGCGGGGTCATGCAAGAGTCCGGTGAAGGAGGCGAGGGGAATGAGTAG
- a CDS encoding TldD/PmbA family protein yields the protein MSSQPAAAGPGREEMLRMAQTILEASRADQTEVIVFNARGGLTRFANNAIHQNVHEASVDCSVRAVIGKKIGVAWGNDPSPEALKDLAARAYELARHAQPNEEFVSLPSPAGAAGCEVSPVPATVNCGPEQRAESVREMIDIARGQSLSAAGQVATSDDAFLIANSLGIEAYWAVSNARMRVVMQGADSTGFAEAVSDDVQSLLAREVGSTAASKAVTSAGPKELEPGAYTVILEPLAVEDMVSTLTVYDMNALAHQEGRSFTSGHLGEKVCGDNITLWDDGCDPRTHRHPYDFEGVVRKPVTLIENGVLKAVTYDSFTAGREEGAVNTGHALPAPNTWGPVPMNVFLKPGDYSLEQMIAETERGVLVTRFHYTNMVHPARTVLTGMTRDGTFLIENGQIVGGLKNMRFTQSILEALSHVDMIGSEGVAFDYAWVPPLRIEGFNFSSATAF from the coding sequence ATGAGTAGCCAGCCTGCTGCGGCCGGACCCGGTCGCGAGGAAATGTTGCGCATGGCCCAGACGATCCTGGAGGCTTCCCGTGCCGACCAGACCGAAGTGATCGTCTTCAACGCTCGTGGCGGCCTCACGCGCTTCGCCAACAACGCCATCCATCAGAACGTGCACGAGGCTTCCGTAGACTGCTCGGTGCGAGCGGTGATCGGCAAGAAGATCGGTGTCGCCTGGGGCAACGACCCCTCACCGGAGGCGCTCAAAGACCTGGCGGCCCGAGCCTACGAACTCGCCCGACATGCACAGCCGAACGAGGAGTTCGTCTCGCTGCCCTCTCCCGCAGGAGCTGCGGGCTGTGAAGTCTCGCCCGTGCCCGCCACCGTGAACTGCGGACCAGAGCAGCGTGCCGAGTCCGTGCGCGAGATGATCGACATCGCCCGGGGCCAGTCGCTGTCTGCGGCAGGCCAAGTGGCGACGAGCGACGACGCCTTCCTGATCGCCAACTCCCTCGGTATCGAGGCCTACTGGGCCGTCAGCAACGCCCGGATGCGAGTGGTCATGCAGGGCGCCGACTCGACCGGCTTCGCCGAGGCCGTATCAGACGATGTGCAGAGTCTGTTAGCCAGGGAGGTCGGGTCGACAGCGGCCAGCAAGGCCGTGACCTCCGCCGGCCCCAAAGAGCTCGAGCCTGGTGCCTACACGGTCATCCTCGAGCCCCTCGCAGTGGAGGACATGGTCTCCACACTGACGGTATACGATATGAACGCTTTGGCTCACCAGGAGGGCCGGTCCTTCACCTCGGGCCATTTGGGCGAGAAGGTCTGCGGCGACAACATAACACTGTGGGATGACGGCTGCGATCCGCGCACCCATCGCCACCCCTATGACTTCGAGGGCGTTGTCCGAAAGCCGGTGACCCTGATTGAGAACGGGGTCCTCAAGGCTGTCACCTACGACTCCTTCACCGCTGGCCGCGAGGAAGGGGCTGTGAACACCGGCCATGCCCTGCCGGCGCCGAACACCTGGGGACCGGTTCCGATGAACGTGTTCCTGAAGCCGGGCGACTACAGCCTGGAGCAGATGATCGCGGAGACCGAACGCGGGGTGCTGGTGACTCGCTTCCACTACACGAACATGGTCCATCCGGCGCGCACCGTCCTCACCGGCATGACCCGCGACGGCACCTTCCTGATCGAGAACGGTCAGATCGTGGGCGGGCTCAAGAACATGCGGTTCACCCAGAGCATCCTCGAAGCCCTCAGCCACGTGGACATGATCGGCAGCGAGGGTGTCGCCTTCGACTACGCCTGGGTGCCGCCGCTGCGAATCGAGGGCTTCAACTTCAGCAGCGCGACGGCCTTCTGA
- the ftsY gene encoding signal recognition particle-docking protein FtsY translates to MLKGLFKRVGAAIRGRTVVDDDLMDEIEEALIQADVNVNLALEIVQHLRERAEKQHITDPEGLFALLRGEVKAILKPAEKQLNTGPTAPTTFLILGVNGVGKTTSIAKIANWYHQAGYKVLIVAGDTFRAAAAEQLEEWGRRVNCEVIRQQQGSDPSAVVYDALQAAKTRGANLLVIDTAGRLHTKHNLMEELAKIDRVIERELGRPADEKLLVIDGTTGQNAISQVKQFHEMVGVTGLMVTKLDGTAKGGIVLSLVKEFGIPVKLLGMGEKLDGLRLFSSDEYADAMFENGD, encoded by the coding sequence TTGCTCAAAGGGCTCTTCAAGCGAGTCGGGGCCGCCATTCGTGGGCGGACGGTCGTAGATGACGATCTGATGGATGAGATCGAGGAAGCGCTGATCCAGGCCGACGTGAACGTGAACCTGGCGCTGGAGATCGTCCAGCACCTGCGCGAGCGGGCCGAGAAGCAGCACATCACCGATCCCGAGGGCCTCTTCGCGCTGCTGCGCGGCGAGGTCAAGGCTATCCTCAAGCCTGCCGAGAAGCAACTCAACACCGGGCCGACCGCGCCGACGACCTTCCTCATCCTGGGCGTCAACGGCGTCGGGAAGACCACCAGCATCGCCAAGATCGCGAACTGGTACCACCAGGCCGGCTACAAGGTCCTCATCGTTGCCGGGGACACCTTCCGGGCCGCCGCCGCGGAACAGTTGGAGGAGTGGGGACGCCGGGTCAACTGCGAGGTCATCCGTCAGCAGCAGGGCTCCGACCCCAGCGCCGTGGTCTACGACGCGCTGCAGGCGGCGAAGACCCGTGGGGCGAACTTGCTGGTGATCGACACGGCCGGTCGGCTCCACACCAAGCACAATCTCATGGAGGAGCTGGCCAAGATCGACCGCGTCATCGAGCGCGAGCTCGGCCGGCCTGCCGATGAGAAGCTGTTGGTGATCGACGGGACCACCGGGCAGAACGCCATCAGTCAGGTCAAGCAGTTCCATGAGATGGTCGGCGTGACGGGCCTCATGGTCACGAAGCTCGACGGCACGGCCAAGGGCGGCATCGTGCTGAGCCTGGTGAAGGAGTTCGGCATTCCCGTCAAGCTCCTGGGGATGGGGGAGAAGCTCGACGGCCTGCGGCTGTTCTCCTCCGATGAGTACGCCGACGCGATGTTCGAGAACGGCGACTAG
- a CDS encoding dual specificity protein phosphatase family protein: MSRLPSLPESADWVLDGQLAAMPLPSREELQELQRAGFGLVVNLTEKPGPTAMAAAAGLKGAHIPFEDLSAPTLEQMQDFVATVTRYLDLGRPVMVHCMGGRGRTGTMIAAYLVHRGMKPWAAIDEVRRRRRGAIETQEQESAVVAYARHLRRESERSWPTTP, encoded by the coding sequence ATGTCTCGTCTGCCAAGCCTTCCGGAATCCGCCGACTGGGTCCTTGACGGGCAACTGGCCGCCATGCCCCTGCCCTCCCGGGAGGAGCTGCAGGAGCTTCAGCGAGCGGGCTTCGGCCTGGTGGTGAACCTGACGGAGAAGCCCGGGCCGACCGCGATGGCCGCCGCTGCGGGCCTCAAGGGCGCTCACATCCCCTTCGAGGACCTCTCCGCACCGACCCTGGAGCAGATGCAGGACTTCGTGGCTACGGTGACGCGCTACCTGGACCTGGGTCGGCCGGTGATGGTTCACTGCATGGGCGGTCGTGGGCGAACGGGGACGATGATCGCCGCCTACTTGGTCCACCGGGGCATGAAGCCCTGGGCCGCCATTGACGAGGTGCGGCGGCGACGCCGAGGCGCCATCGAGACCCAGGAGCAAGAGTCTGCGGTGGTCGCCTACGCCCGGCATCTGCGGCGGGAGTCCGAGCGGAGCTGGCCGACGACCCCGTGA